CGCCGAAATGCAGCATACTGGGTGCCGGCTGAGCGCGGTGGTCGTGGACAATGGTTAGGCTGGCCCGGCAGGCGCTCACAATCTGGCGAGTGGCGATGCCCTTGGGGGTGCGGCGGCAGCGCGGGCAAGCCATTGTCACGTCGCCAGTACGCAAACGAGAGCGACCGTAGCAGTTTTATTGAGGCTGACGGAAGAATTTTCTCCGTATTCCGAAACCGTGATAAACAACAACTATTGGGAGATTATAGCGCAAGCACCGAACACTCGGAAGTGCGAGTCGTGACATTTCAGGACAAGTTTCGGGATGAACACGATCAAGCGGCCCAAAAGGGGCAATTCCCTGCGGTTGAGCTATCCGAGTGACGCCCGTACCGACGCTGTCGAAGATCACGTAAATTCGTGAGACGGTTGCCGCTGCGCGGCGGAAGGTGAACGGGGTCCGGATCGAGCCGGGGAGATCGAATCCATGCTGCGCGACTGCCCGGCGGTGGCCCAAGGGGTCGTCGTCGCGATGCGGAACCCCGACGGCCGGGCTGTCGGGCTGGTGGCGTGGGTCGTGCCGAGCGGGCAGGGGACGGCCAACATCGCGGCCCAGCGGGGTCTGGTGCCCGCGAACATGATGCGGGTCCGCCGGACTGGTAGCGAAGGTGCTGACCGCGGCAGAGCCGTTGAGCGGTGCGGGAGGAGGTGCTCGACGAGGTACCTGAGATTGCCGATGCTTCCCCGTTCCGGGGTCGCGCAACGGTAAGACCCCGGATTCGTCGCTCGCAGCGCACTCCGCGCTCGAAGAGGTGGGCTCGGAGAGGGCGTCTGAGAACTGATGTCACTGGTCTGGGCTGCGGGAGTCGTCGGGACATGGTCATGATCATGGTTTCGTAGTGTTCAGGTAGTGTTTCGCAGTCGCGGACGCAGCGGCGGTGTTTGGCGGGAAGTCGGCCATTCTTTAGTTAGTGGTGTGATCCCAGCTGTTTTTCGGGGTCGGTTGCGGTTCCCGAGTGGCAGGACGGGGGGTTTCCTGGGTTGATTTAGCCTCGCGTTAATCGCTGATTAGGGGTGTGCGGGTCTTGAAGTCGGTTGGTGGCGAGTCGCTGTATTCAAACGAGTATAAATGTCGTGCGTGGCGGGAAAGGGGCTAGTGTGAATTCGGCTTCGGTTCGAGACTTCAAGCTGTCGACAATTGGCAACGAGTCGCAGTTGACCGGATCAGTGAAAACTTCCGCGCTGATGGACATCGGGTTGCTGCAACTTTCTGGATCGTTGCGCGTAGACGGTGAAGATCCGGTGCATGTCCGGTTGCTGGCAGATGTCGAGGGAGAACTTCCGCCGATCCTGATCCATCGACAGACTATGCGCGTCTTGGACGGACGACATCGATTGCGGGCGGCAATGCTGCGCGGGGAAGAAAAGATTGCCGTCACGTTCTTTGACGGTGATGAGAACCAGGCGTTCATCATGGGCGTCAGGGCGAACGTCATGCATGGCCTTCCTCTGTCGTTGGCTGACCGGCGGGCTGCCGCGGCTCGAATAATCAAGGCTCATGCCGAGTGGTCGGATCGCGCGATCGCGGCGGTGTCCGGTTTGTCGGCCGATACGGTCGGTGCGATCAGGCGGTGCTCAACTGATGGTTCCGGGCAGTTGAACAAGCGTGTCGGCCGGGACGGAAAGACGCGGCCAGTAGATCCGACGGTGGGGCGGCTGCGGGCGGCTGAGTTGTTCACTGCCAAGCCGGACGCATCGCTGCGCGAGGTAGCGAGGGAGGCGGGTATCGCCGCGGGTACGGCCAGGGATGTCAGGGAACGGATACGGAAGGGACTGGAACCGACTCGAGGCTCCGAGGGGCATCGGGCGGTCGATTCGGAAAAGGACCAGGTACGCATTTCTTCGAAGTCGGGCCCGGAGTCTTCGCTGGCGGGACTGGAGCAAGTGCTGGCTATACTGCAGGACTTGAGGAAGGATCCGTCGCTACGGTTCAATGATTCCGGACGACGTGTTTTGCATCTGCTCGATCAGCACGCGCTGACAAGGGAGGACAAGTCTGTCCTGGTGTCGGGTGCGCCGCCGCATTGTGCGATTGTGATCGCGAGGCTCGCTCAGGCTTACTCGACCGTGTGGAAGGCATTGGCAGAGGAGATCGCGCAGCAGGTGAAAACTCTGGCGGTTTGAGGTCTTCTCGAGCCAATGTCGCACCGTGTGGGTTCCGGAAGCCTGCCCACGCCTCCGACCTGCGATGACAGGAACCGTCAACGGACGCGGCATGATCGCCGGCGATGGCGTTGCGTCTGCTTTGCCTGATTTCCATCCGCCTGCTGGTGCTGCTCGGCCGCGCGCCAGCGTCCAAGGAAGTCGAGTTGCTGGTGCTGGGCCACGAGCTCGAGTGCTGCGCAGCAAGGATGGGAACCTCGTCCGGACTGGGCCTGCCGGGGCTGTGTTCGAGGCGTCGGCGCATCCTGCGCTGACGCACGACTCGGCAGGCTGCTTCGACTGTCGTGAGCCGGCTCGCTGACGGTACAGTTTCGAAGATGACGCCCAGCACATGCCGTCCCGGAAGACGCGGCTCGAGATGACTGCACCGGGCGGCGACTACTTGACCACGGCCGAGGCGGCGAAGAGGCTGGGAGTCAAGACGCAAACGGTTTACGCCTATGTCAGCCGGGGTATGCTCCGCCGGGTCCGGGTGACGGGACAGCGCACGAGCATGTTCGTCCGGGCGGAGGTGGACGGGCTGGCGCGTCGGTCGCGGGAGAGCAGCAGGCCAGCAGGTTCGATCGAGCGGGTCGCCAGCGCTCTCACCCTCATCAAAGACGACGAACTTTACTTCCGGGGTCGGCGGGCGACCGATCTCATCGCCTCAGAGTCCGCTGAGTCTGTCGCGTCCCTTCTGTGGACCGGTGAGTGCGTCGCGGACCCAGGATTCGTCGCCTCCTCGCGAGGTATCGCACGGGCGCGGACCGCATCAGCTGGGCTACCCGAGTCAGCACATCTCGCTGACGGTTTGCGAGTTGGCGTTATCGCGCTCGGCGCGGCTGATCCAGCGCGTGACGACTTCACGCCCGCTTCAGTGATCCGGATGGCGCGCGAGATGATCGGTGCGGTGGTCGACGCGCTGCCTGGACCGCCCGGCAGCGGTGGTATCGCGGACCGGCTGGCCCTGAAATTGTGCGGGCGTCCGGGCGCGGTCCCGGTTCTCGGCAGCGCGCTGATGCTGCTAGCCGACCACGGCCTGGCCGCGTCGACCGTGGCTGCGAGGATCGCCGCCAGCACAGGGGCACATCCCTACGCGACAGTTTCGACTGGCTTGAGTGCGTTGGACGGTCCTCACCACGGTAGTGCGAGCACGTCGGCATATCGATTCCTCGGCGAGGAGTTGGGCAATCGCTCGGGTCGACAGCGATACCGGGCTGGGCGGCTTCCGGTCCCCGGGTTCGGCCACCGGGTCTACCGCAAAAGGGATCCCCGCGCAGAAGCTCTTCTGCGGATGCTTCCCGGCAGCCGTGTCACTGAGACTGTCGACCGGATCGTCGCGAAGCTGGGCGGCCGTCAGAACACTTTCCCGAACGTGGACCTCGCGCTAGCGGCGATTTCGCACACCTATTCGATGAGGCAGGATGCGGGCGAGGTCGTTTTCGCGATCGCACGTATGGTCGGTTTCGTCGCGCACGCGATTGAGGAATATCAGGAGCCACGCATGCGGTTTCGCCCGGCGGGGATCTACGCGGGTCCTGCGGCGGTCGGGTACGCGAACGAAGTATAATGTGAAGTTTTCGATCCCATTTTGTTTCACTTGGTGGTCTTGGACTACTCCATTTGGGCAAGCTTTTGATCGAAGTCCCGGCAGACCCTGTGGTTCAGGGTAAAGTGGATATTGTGCGAGTCGGCGATCGGATGGCGCGCATGACCCGCGTTGTCGATTTCATTCTGTGGTTGTTTCCATAGGCAACCGTGGGCTTGTTTGATGTGGCAATACGACCGATATTGCTGACGGATCTTTCTTTCCGGGAATGCTTGAGTAATTATTGCTTCGTTAGTGCAACGTGATATAAAAGTGAATTTCTACTGCGAATCTTTTGGAAATTTGGGATGAATCATGCCTTTTTCGAAGCTCGACGCCCCTGGTCTGGAGCACGTGATCGGCGACAGCCGGATGCCGGGCACGGGACATGTCGAGGTGACCGATGCGCCCGATGGATGCCCTCTCTATCAGTGTCCGATGGGGACGGCATCCGAGGTTGACTTCGCGGTCGGCTGCGCTGCCGAACAGTTCTCCGCCTGGCGGTGGAGCACGAGCAGCGAACGATCGCGGATGCTCGGTCGAGCGGCGCGATTTGTCGCCGATGCGGCTGATGAGATCGCCGGCCAGGTCACCCTGGAGACGGGCAAGACGCTCGCCGAGGCCCATTCGGAAGTACGGTCCGCGGCACGTATTCTCGAGACCACCGCGGGGTTCGTCCCAGCGACTGCGGGAACGGTGACAACCGACCATTCGCGCAAAGTATGGGGTTTGGAACTCACCGAGCCCGCAGGTGTCGTGGCCGTGATCGGCACGTGGAATATGCCGGTTCAAGTCGCTGCGCTGAAGATCTCTGCCGCTCTCGCCGCCGGGTGCGCAGTCATTTACAAGCCTTCCCCGCTCGCTGCTGCGACCGCAGGCATGCTGGTCGACGCTTTCGAACGGGCTGGACTTCCGGTGGGCACTTGTGCGATTCTGCACGGTGGTGCCGAAACAGCGCAGCTGCTCGCGTCGCACAGCGGCATCGCCGTAGTGTCCGTCACGGGGAGCGAACTGGCCGGGCAAGAGTTGATGCGCAGCGCAGCGTCCGGGGCGAAACGCTGTGTTCTCGAACTCGGCGGGAAGAGCGCGAACATCGTGTTCGCCGATGCGGATCTCGATCGTGCGCTTCAGGGCGTAGTCACTGGATTCGTGCGGAATCAGGGAGCCGTGTGCACGGCGGGTTCCCGGATATTGATTCAAGACGAGGTCTACCCGCAGTTCCTGGAGCGGCTCGCTCTCGCAGTCGAAGCCGTCCGGGTGGGTGATCCTTTCACGGCTGTCGACGTGGGCGCGGTTCGCAGCCAGGAGCACTGCGATGCCCTCAGCGACTCGCTTGAGAAGGCGGTCGCGTTCGGCGCGAAGGTGTGTGCGGGCGGTGGACAGGTGACGGTCCCGGGACGGTCGGGTGCGTACTTCCGGCCCGCGCTGGTCGCTGAAGTCGATCAGCGTGACTCGCTATGGCAGGACGAACTGTTCGGCCCGGTTGCCGTGTGTGCGCCGTTCCGCGACGAGCGGGATGCGATCAGTCTTGCGAACGACTCGCGGTTCGGCCTCGCCGCGGGAATCTGGGCTCGCGATCTAACCCGTTTGGAGCGGGTCTGGCGCGAACTGGACGTTGGTACCGTCTACGTCAATTCCTACCACCGCATCGATTCCGTGCCGCTGGCCGCAAGCGGCAGGAAGATGTCCGGACATGGCGCTGAACACGGTGCTGCCGGAATTCGCGAGTTTCTTGCCAGCAAGAGTGTGCATATCTACCGCTGAACGGCACGGGGAGACGAAGATGAAAGAATACGGTAGTTCCCTGCGTAAAATAGTTTCAAAAGTGGACCGGCCCTCGGTTGACACTGTGCGGAGGTATGAAGACTTCTATTCCGCCCTGATCTCCGATGTGCTCGGCAAACACCAAGTGATGCACGTCGACCTGGCGCCGTTGAGTCCAGGTATGCGGTTTTGCGGTCCCGCGGTCACTTCGCTCGGCCCCGACCTGACTGTGCGCCGAATGGCAATCGATCTCGCTGAGCCTGGAGACGTGCTGGTCGTCGCGGCCGGCGCAGTCCGTGACTATGCTTGTTTTGGCGACGGCACCGCACAACGCATGATGAACAAACCGATGGCCGCGGCAGTCATCGACGGATGCGTCAGGGACGCTGCGGGCATCCGTCGGCTCGGCTTCCCGACCTTCGCTCTGGGGACGACGCCCCGCAACTACCACTACCCGGCCTCCGGCGATCACGGGGCTGTCAACGTTCCGGTCATCTGCGGGGGTGTCTACGTCGAGCCGGGCGACCTCGTGTTCGGCGACGATGACGGAGCCGTGGTGGTGCCGCGGGCTCTGGCCGCCGAGGTGGCCGACGAAGTCGTGGAGCGGATCACCGCGGAACGCGCACTGCGGGCCTCCTGGACCGGCTGTCCGCCGTTCGCGGTGGAGGAAGAACTGGTGCGCCGTGGCTACAGCTTCCAGTGAGGCTGCGCCGCACCTGGCGGCGGCACCGCTGAACGGTCAGGTGGCACTTGTGACTGGCGCCGGTGGCGGCGGGTGCGGTACTGCGATCGCGATCGCACTGGCTGATGCGGGGGCGCGAGTGGCAGTGAACGGCCTCGAGCATCACCGGCCGCAGTTGGAACGACTCGCCAGGTCCCGGCTCGATGACGCGCTGTACCCGTCGATCGCGGACGTCGCGGACGGCGAACAGGTGGACCGGATGGTCGGCGAAATCGTGCAGCAGCTCGGAACGCCGACGATCGTCGTGCACAATGCGGGTCCGTCGCTGCCGCCAAGACACGTGACGCAGCTGTCAGCGTCGCATTGGCGCGCCGAAACCGCAGTGATCCTCGACGGCGCTTACCATCTGGCCAGGGCGACTGCTGCCGGCATGACCGCGGGGGAACACGGTCGGCTCATCTTCATCTCGTCGAACACAGCTTTCCGCGGCGGTCGAGGGCGTAGTGCCTCTTACGCGGCGGCGAAGGCCGGACTGCACGGGCTGGCGGCTCAGCTCGCGATGGAGCTGGCACCGGCGGGTATTACGTGCAATGTAGTCGCGCCTAGCCAGATCGACACTCCCCGGGTTCGCCGGGGCGGACGACGCGACGAAGACAGCATGCGCCGCGCCGCGGCACAGATACCGCTCGGCCGGCTGGGCAGCGCCGACGACATCGCCGGTGTCGTGAGCTTCCTGGCCGGCCCGGCCGCCGCCTACATCACCGGGCAAGTGATCCGGGTCGACGGCGGCTCCGCGCTTGCTCCCATGGCCACCTCGCTCGTCAAGGAGGCGTCCGCATGACCGTGATGCGTTCCGCACGCGCGGAAGATGACGTGCTCGACCCACGAATGTTCGGCCGGACCGGACGCATGGTCAGCGCGATCGGATTGGGTACTTACCACCTCACCTCCGACCGCGGTGTAGCGCACAGCGAGGCTCTTGACGTCGTCCGGACTGCCTACGACTCGGGTGTCAACGTCTTCGACACCGCGCCCATGTACGGGATGGGCGAAGCAGAATTCATTCTTGCCGAAGCCTTGAGCAGCGAGGTGCTCGAACGGGTCGTCACTATCGACAAGATCGGCCGGTTCGAAAAGAGCATCCTCGCCCGCTCCGGCGATCGGTGCTACACCGAACCGTCGTTGATGACCGCGCAGCTCGAGCATTCGCTGCGCGTGCTCGGACTGCACCGGCTTCCGGCGCTGCTGCTGCACGAAACGGACTGGACCGAGTGGTGGCCAGACGGGGTGTCGGACACGGCCCCGGTCATGCGCTTTCTCGATGAAGCCAGGAAACGGCGTCTCGTCGACCACGTCGGTCTTTCCGTGCGGAAGGCAAGGGAGG
The sequence above is a segment of the Amycolatopsis sp. 2-15 genome. Coding sequences within it:
- a CDS encoding ParB/RepB/Spo0J family partition protein; its protein translation is MNSASVRDFKLSTIGNESQLTGSVKTSALMDIGLLQLSGSLRVDGEDPVHVRLLADVEGELPPILIHRQTMRVLDGRHRLRAAMLRGEEKIAVTFFDGDENQAFIMGVRANVMHGLPLSLADRRAAAARIIKAHAEWSDRAIAAVSGLSADTVGAIRRCSTDGSGQLNKRVGRDGKTRPVDPTVGRLRAAELFTAKPDASLREVAREAGIAAGTARDVRERIRKGLEPTRGSEGHRAVDSEKDQVRISSKSGPESSLAGLEQVLAILQDLRKDPSLRFNDSGRRVLHLLDQHALTREDKSVLVSGAPPHCAIVIARLAQAYSTVWKALAEEIAQQVKTLAV
- a CDS encoding citrate/2-methylcitrate synthase, which gives rise to MPSRKTRLEMTAPGGDYLTTAEAAKRLGVKTQTVYAYVSRGMLRRVRVTGQRTSMFVRAEVDGLARRSRESSRPAGSIERVASALTLIKDDELYFRGRRATDLIASESAESVASLLWTGECVADPGFVASSRGIARARTASAGLPESAHLADGLRVGVIALGAADPARDDFTPASVIRMAREMIGAVVDALPGPPGSGGIADRLALKLCGRPGAVPVLGSALMLLADHGLAASTVAARIAASTGAHPYATVSTGLSALDGPHHGSASTSAYRFLGEELGNRSGRQRYRAGRLPVPGFGHRVYRKRDPRAEALLRMLPGSRVTETVDRIVAKLGGRQNTFPNVDLALAAISHTYSMRQDAGEVVFAIARMVGFVAHAIEEYQEPRMRFRPAGIYAGPAAVGYANEV
- a CDS encoding aldehyde dehydrogenase family protein; amino-acid sequence: MPFSKLDAPGLEHVIGDSRMPGTGHVEVTDAPDGCPLYQCPMGTASEVDFAVGCAAEQFSAWRWSTSSERSRMLGRAARFVADAADEIAGQVTLETGKTLAEAHSEVRSAARILETTAGFVPATAGTVTTDHSRKVWGLELTEPAGVVAVIGTWNMPVQVAALKISAALAAGCAVIYKPSPLAAATAGMLVDAFERAGLPVGTCAILHGGAETAQLLASHSGIAVVSVTGSELAGQELMRSAASGAKRCVLELGGKSANIVFADADLDRALQGVVTGFVRNQGAVCTAGSRILIQDEVYPQFLERLALAVEAVRVGDPFTAVDVGAVRSQEHCDALSDSLEKAVAFGAKVCAGGGQVTVPGRSGAYFRPALVAEVDQRDSLWQDELFGPVAVCAPFRDERDAISLANDSRFGLAAGIWARDLTRLERVWRELDVGTVYVNSYHRIDSVPLAASGRKMSGHGAEHGAAGIREFLASKSVHIYR
- a CDS encoding RraA family protein; this translates as MKEYGSSLRKIVSKVDRPSVDTVRRYEDFYSALISDVLGKHQVMHVDLAPLSPGMRFCGPAVTSLGPDLTVRRMAIDLAEPGDVLVVAAGAVRDYACFGDGTAQRMMNKPMAAAVIDGCVRDAAGIRRLGFPTFALGTTPRNYHYPASGDHGAVNVPVICGGVYVEPGDLVFGDDDGAVVVPRALAAEVADEVVERITAERALRASWTGCPPFAVEEELVRRGYSFQ
- a CDS encoding SDR family NAD(P)-dependent oxidoreductase; this translates as MTGAGGGGCGTAIAIALADAGARVAVNGLEHHRPQLERLARSRLDDALYPSIADVADGEQVDRMVGEIVQQLGTPTIVVHNAGPSLPPRHVTQLSASHWRAETAVILDGAYHLARATAAGMTAGEHGRLIFISSNTAFRGGRGRSASYAAAKAGLHGLAAQLAMELAPAGITCNVVAPSQIDTPRVRRGGRRDEDSMRRAAAQIPLGRLGSADDIAGVVSFLAGPAAAYITGQVIRVDGGSALAPMATSLVKEASA
- a CDS encoding aldo/keto reductase — protein: MTVMRSARAEDDVLDPRMFGRTGRMVSAIGLGTYHLTSDRGVAHSEALDVVRTAYDSGVNVFDTAPMYGMGEAEFILAEALSSEVLERVVTIDKIGRFEKSILARSGDRCYTEPSLMTAQLEHSLRVLGLHRLPALLLHETDWTEWWPDGVSDTAPVMRFLDEARKRRLVDHVGLSVRKAREAVALAGTGLFDLALYVHYFNMVWGDIGGPAIQAFTEQRMGVAVGAPYRQGLLTSLDEDLPRRLRAERRGSVPPGLVRRIAEAQRIARESGLSMPEMGLRWLLGDPRVHTVVVGPRSVRELEENVGWVTQGPLPPDVTTALRALTDIEPGSWERE